The region AcatcaatttctttttttttcaaaagcaaCTTAACCAGATCAATTTATTCTTCTTCTTACTTCTCTAAATGGAAAAAATAACAGTAATAAAAAGGAAGTGTTTTTGCCCAATTTGAAGGTGGCTCTTTGTCTAAACTTCAGTGGTATCCACCTATGTTCTTAAGTGATTCTTCTAGCAGGATCCTTTGAAAAAAGTTCTTGTGATTTTGATTTTAATCAAATTGGCATAAAAATAGAGAAAATTTTCAATGTTTAAACACCTGCATACAGAAGACGAGAAGAAGATGAAACCTTGTTCGAATCAGCATCACATCCGCCATTAAACCCCCAATTTCTACAATCGTCGGAATCAACATCAGAAAACCCTCACTTACCAACTGGATAAAAGTTCTTAGTAGATACAATTTTGTTGTCGTCTTCCTCGATATCTTTTGTGAAACCAGGCAAGTCAAGCCGGAGCTCGATGGCTTTGAGGAGGTTAAAAGCATTGTTCTTTTCGGTTTCCGTTGAGAAATTGAAGGATTCAGAGTTTTTTTCCATGGAAGAAGAGTCAGATAAGCCTATGTAATCATGTAACGAAGCTCACCTAACAAACACCAATCAAATTCAACCCTCACCTTCTCTCTCTTCTCGCCATCAATGTAACGAGGCTTCGGTGGCAACCCTCCTAGCGAGAGCTAGGGGGTGGTGTTTCTTGATCGATGGCGAGCGTAGCGAACCCGGTGGCGACCCCCACTCCTCTTAGTCTAATATAACAACATTACTTGTCAACGTAAGCCGGGCTAGTCCCGACCTAATTGTCTATTGACTTAGTCCAATAGAATAATATACTCATACGCCTCCCATCAAGATGGTTTTCTCCAACTAAGGGAAACCATTTTCTCTTATACATTTATCTAATCTGATCGTTGAAATATGTTCACTAGAGCGGGTTtaacgtttttttttttctttgacggTAGCTAAGAATCAGGCTTGGAACTCGCTAACGACACTCATCTCATGTCCACGATCTAGATCTAACATCAAGATTTCGATGGTTGGAAGCTAGTTcacattatttatttttaacacgtcacaaaaaactaatttttcgagtttttttagaTTGACATGTTtgacaaatcaaaaaataatttataagttagttagttagttagttagtttgttgtttgtttttttaaactaTTCCTACTAGCGTTTCAATGAGTTTACCGAGTTTTtacatatttcaaattttatataattttacatatttcagCTAGCTTATCATTTAGTTTTCCAAACATTATTTTTATCAACTAACTTTTCAGTTAGaccactaaacataacttaaaacgAAAAGTTGTATTGTACTTCGATGAAGCTTAACATACATACTCTTTATTATATAATGTAATCACTTCATTAACTTCTTAACTACATTTTTATCAAGAAACCAATGAGTAGCTAAACACTAAAAATATTACATATTGGAAAATGCCATGAATGGTTTCCCCAACCAAATAAAGCATAACTATGTTGTTTCAAAATTTTGAGATGACCTAAATGGTAGTTAAAACAACTACCTTTAAACATTGTTTTATAAACTTACTCAATTTTGGGTTATTCACAAGCAAGAATGTGAAATGAAATAGAGGAAATGTAAAGAGAAGATGAATAAGAATCTCCCCCTCCCACCTCAACTACATATCTTTTAACACAATCTCATTAGTCATATCACATAATACAAAAGCTGGTACCTTTCGACATCTCTAGGATAAATGATACGGTGTACCATTCGATCTAAGTTAGGGTGAGTCGAAATCCAATCCAATCCAATCCTTCAAACTATGATATTGATTTTGATTGGAGGTGGATGTCACCTTACCAAAAAAAAAGCAAAATCTTAATTCAATAAGACTTTTAAAAGAGAGACCGTAAAGTTACCTATAGAAGTCAATTCCCAATCCCAATAGTCTTCAACTTTAGAAATAAGAAAAACCATTACGATAAATCTCCATGTCTTCTAATTAAGAGTTTTCATGACCTTGTATTGGATCACAACGTCAAAACCATGACCTAGAGCTTGCATGGTGACAAGAAGCCACCATACACTTCTTATCGGTCTCTAAGGTGTACAAGCTAGATTATGTTGTATCAAACATAATCCATATCTAACTTGAATCTTCTCCGAGCCAAACTTAGCTTTTTGTTGATGATTTTAATATCACCGGTCATTTACTTTAAAAAGAATAAGCATGAGTACCAATGAGACATGACAAGATACATATGTCTAGGAGCATTGACCCTTGCAAACCTATACAGAATTTTAAAGTTAGAATGTAGTGGAAAAACATGTTTAGAAAACAATCAAACACAAATAACTACGATACCATGGTGCAAAACTATAGTGCCGAATGTTAAGTTACCGGAGCAGGGGTGTGAAGTTGTGATGTCAGATGCATGACCCTGCTTACGCAACGAAAATTATGAAAAACGGTTGTACTTTCCTAATGACTGCTAATAACTTCCCAAAACAATTATTTGTTGGTTGTTATCCAAATTCCGGTTGCATAATTATATATACTCATATTTCACTATTTTTGGCTCACACGTGATCGAGCATTCCATATATTCTCTTGTAAGAATATTGATTTCTTTTTAAGCCGCAATAAAAAGTGTTTTTGGTGGATTATCACATGATTAAATTTTATACAACCTATGCATATAACATCGAAATATTAATCACGAAAAATAAACACATACGATCCATTAAATATCCATATTCTTTTACCAACTTTGTGTCCTACCCGGATTTCTTAAGACCTTTATAATAACAGATTCCTTCAGCTATCAGATATTCAGATCAAATTCACTTTAGACTTTAAGGCTGAAATGGACTGTAATCTCAAATTCAACTTAGACTTTAAGGCTGAAATAGACTGTATATGAAATCTGAGGGGTGCAAATGTAATTTTCTTAATTAAATTGCGTCGACGGGCTTCTCCATCCAAGCAAGTTTGAAGGTGAGAAATCAAATATCCCCAATATCTCAATTTTACCATAAAAGCTTCGCGATACAAATCTACGAAGAAGTAAACGATTTCTTCCATCTTAAGTAAGGAAACGAAATTCCACCTTTGATGATGTTATATCTGTAGACGCGTATAATTCGTTCATAGTGGAGTGGGTGTGTGTGTACGACACATAGGACTAGTAAATCATATTTTTTAGTTGATCCTGTTTTCTTTGATAACCCCTTTGCTCTTTTTAATCAGACAATCCAGTGCACACATATAGTTGTAATCGGAAGATCGGGAGGCGAACTCAAGATGTCGATGCTTGATTCTTTCTTCAGCAAGGGGGCGTTCAAGGGTTCAAAATGGTATTTAATTTCTACAGAATTCTCTCGAAACATTATCTGGTTGTTCCATTTTTCAAGTTTTAGTCACTGTTTATATCTGGATTTCTcttattcttgttgatttctaTTGAAAATTTATGTGATCATTATTGTTGTACCAAAATCATAGTGTATTTTTCTTTCATGGACGGATGGGATTACATTAACACGACTTAGATCGCTCAAACATTGATTTTTCTTGGATGAGAACGCGAATTTCTATAGTTTTTGGTCTTCTTCTATCTTGATGTTTAAATAACTTTGGTTTCATATTGTTGAATGCAGTAAAACACTTCTGAAACTGACGATCCCACGCATAAAACTGCTGAGGAATCGTAGAGAGATTCATATAAAGCAGATGCGTCGTGACATTGCCAAACTTCTTGAGACTGGTCAAGAAGCCACTGCTCGAATCAGAGTATAACCCCTTTGTTTCTCTGTATTGATATTATTTTTCATTTATGTAGCTGTTTCCATGAGAAGAAAAACATATGATTTGCTTTGTATTTCATATAGTTCATTTTCATGGATCTATGGTACTTTATATGTCTTATTTAGGTGGAGCATATTATAAGGGAAGAAAAAATGATGGCAGCTCAAGAAATCATCGAGTTATTTTGTGAGCTTGTGGTTGTTCGTCTTCCAATTATTGAAACTCAAAAGTATGTTTCATTCTCTCTTAATGATTCAATTTAGATTCTTGGTCATTTTGTTTTTTTCCCCTTTAATTAAGCCTTCTATTGAGAATGCTTTCATGAATTACAAGTATGAAAGTTATGATCTGATGATTTGAATGCCAAAAACAGTTAATAGGTCAGATTTCTTGATGTGCTATCAAGAAATCTTAGTAATATATATACTCTTGTTAATATTATCAATTGCCCTGATTATCTAATTTTATGGAATCTTGTCCTACATACAATACAGGGAATGTCCTCTTGATCTGAAAGAGGCGATTTCAAGTCTCTGTTTTGCTGCTCCAAGATGTGCAGATCTTCCTGAGCTGATCCAAGTTCAGATGGCTTTTGCTGGTAAATATGGCAAAGAATTTGTTATTGCTGCCACTGAACTCCTGCCAGAGTGTGGTGTCAACCGCCAGGTTATAAAacttaactttttctttattatttttaggGAGTGTTTGACTATTCTAAAATGACATCTACATTGATAAATTGGAGGAATCTTCTAGCTTGAAATCAACGCTTCAAATATTATTTTGATTTCTTGGATTTGATCTAATTTACTATGAAGGGTAATGCTGGACTTATAGTTTGGGATCAATTAAAAAGAAGTGTTGCATTCTTTTTTTGGTTAAATGCAAGAAGTAGCAATGCacttataacattctactttcttTTCATTCTATAACAAGATTGTAGTTTGAAAATTCCACCAATTATAACAATGCCATCAAAATACAATGCAAGTTTATGATTGTGTAGATTTTTCAAACTACATTgtccaaataagaaaaaaatcGGAAGTACAATGCTCCAGTTGGATAGATCTTTCAATGTATAATGCCTTAATAGGGAATTAGAGAACAAAATGTGCCTGATTGAAGATGGTGGCTAATTACTTTTTTACCCTTTTTTCTTGATTTGATATTGCAGTTGATCGAACACCTATCTGTTCGTGCTCCACCTCCGGATGTAAAGCTCAATCTGTTGAAGGAAATTGCCGAGgagcatgaggttgattgggatcCTACTGCTTCTGAAACTGAATTGCTCAAGCCACATGAAGATTTGCTGGTTAGCAGTTTCACTTTCTCAATTaagttgttttattttttatttttcccgCATTAAGTCAAAAAGGAAAACCCTCCTTTTCTTGACTCAATTTCTAACTTTTACAAATCGACAACTGTCTCAACAATTttacatttttcttttttttgcaGAATGGCCCCTCACAACTTGCCACTACAAAATTGCCTCTTCCGGAAGAAAAACATGAAGAACCACAAGAACAAACCCATAATGAAGAGTCAGACTCTGATCAGGAATTTGACATTTTAGATTTTCCTGAGGTCCCCAATTCCTCCATACAACCTTCTTCTGCTCTGGAATTCGATTCCAGACCCGAAATGCTTCCGTTTCCAGAGTCCGCATTATCCGATCTCAACAACAACGAATCAGAAACACCGCCGGAATCCCAACATAAGCAGTTTCTTCCGTTCATATCTCCGCCATCAGCCACCACCACAGCGAAAGAAATCAGCCCGTCTCCCGTCACCAAAACCACCATGAATGATGAGTTTCAGACCACTGTACCAAAAGAAACCCGCTCACTTCCAACCACCAAACCCGGTGTCCATGACGATTTACAGGACGTATTGGCCGCTGCTATGGCGGCTGCCGAAAGCGCCGAACGGGCGGCAGCTGCCGCTCGTGCCGCTGCAAGCCTTGCCCATCTCCGAATCAGTGAACTCATGAAGAAACAGAACGAACTCGAGTCCCCTGAGAATCCGTTTTCCGGCGACAACCATCAGCCTCACACACCGGAGGAGAACCGAAATCTCAGCCATCAAGACTCGATTaaagatgaaaatgaaaatggagtttatggttcTTTGAGTTCTCAAGAATCCTTGAGTTCTTCTCATCATCAGCCACAGAGGTTGACATCAATGGAGGATGGGTTTATGTCGTATCCAAATTTGTTTAATTCACGGAGCCCTGGTGAACAATCTTTTGCTGATAGTTCACGTTCTGGTGATGAACGTTGAGAGATGATGTTGTCTTTTCTTGTTCTATCTCAATGTTCTTATACATGCTTCTGTTTTtgggtttattattattattattttttttttgtgtaaagTGACATAGTGTTATGTTTTGGTTGGATGCCATCATCGCATTAAGATAGTCCAGTTGATATTTTGTGGTATGAGATTTATAATGATGAGAAGGATTGATGAATTAATCCTTGATATTCTACAGATTGTCATAAGATCGTTTTGTAACGTTACGTTTTCCCAAAATCAAGACGAAAATTAGTCCTTAAGTTGCTTGCCTCAAAAGCTAGACCCAAACTGAAAAGGAGCTCCAAGTTTCTTCATACCATTTGTGATGGATGATGAATTGGATGACAACGGCAAAGATGAACAATTTAGTGCTCAGGAATTAAAGGCTGGACATGATGCCTTTCTGATAATGAACAATTATGCAATCTCTCTGTTACCACATAAAAAATTGAAGAATCATCAAATAATGAGGATGACATTTCTGATAACGAAGGACTTAGAGAAAGTGTAATGTAGGTTGTCCACCTAGGATTGTAAAATCTTCTACACAAAGGCTACAAGTGAAATGTGGTGGGAACATGAAAAGGTGATAATTGTCCCTTTAAACTTTGGGCTCATAAATGAACAAAGAAAGGCCTCTCCAAATTAAATGACTTGATTAAAATCTTAGTTGCTGtttgtttttttctaaaaaatctcTTCTGGCCTCTTATTGTTGCGCCGCGtagcacacgcgcaacacttgATCCTTCCcagctgtttgtttttcagaagacttCTGACTTAAAAATTGATGCGCTTGTGCTGCGTGGCGCAACACTAAACCAACTGCTTCAAACCTCTTTACGTCTTACTTTAACTTATTGCAGCAGTCTGCAGACATtaaaaaaacaaactttttttaaaatgttGCAGCCGTTTGTTCtacctcttctgctacagaggattgCAGAGGTGATCCACAGACTTCAGAcattttcgcttcgaaaaaacaaacaacaccttacttTCATTACCAAGTCGACACATGCTACATTGGTGAATACTATTTGGATTGTCAAACATTACCTTAGAGTGTTGAGTGACAAACCTAGAATGAAGGCTAGAGAGATTAAACAAAgccaacatttttttttcttttttgttaaagACGATATTTTAAGTTTGGCAAATAAATTTACTAATCAAACTAATGAATTTCGATCTTTGTTATTTCATTTGCTACATCGCCTTTCTACTATCTCACTAAATTAAACGTCCACTTAATTGTTATTTCACTTGCTACATCCTCTTGAGTTAAAATATCCATTATGGTTTTGGTTGCATTCaaattattatgatttttttttaaatgttgttcatatatgatttttatatatgttatatgcAAGTTGATAGGAGAAATATGCTTTATTTTGGAATTAAGTTATTACATATTTTTTGTTTATCGGCTAAGCCTTTAGGTATAGTTATTAATAAGAGTATCCTATCTTTAAATATACTTAATGGTGAAAAACAAATTATGTTTGCAATTCGTTTGAATTTATTTGTTTATGAAGCTACAAAGTTGAAGAAGTGTTAACCTGCAATTTATCTCCAACGATGAAAAGATAAAGAATCAAGAGAAGGATGTGAATTGTGATGATATTTTgtcaaattagaaaaaaaaatgttattgcgAGAACAAGtgaacaattttagaaaaaaataaaaaatactccctccgtcccaaaattattgtctgcagacaaaaaacacatagattaagaaaacattaattacTACTAACTTTATACAATAAGATGACAGTTTTGACATTTCTTTGCATTTAATTTTCCATTAAATGTTTacttggttaagtaataatgaggggtattttggtaaaaatgttatttatttttaaaatcgaCTATTATTTTGGAACAAACCAAAAAGAAAAGattgactataattttgggatggAAGgagtaataaaataaaataataataataataataataataataataataataataataacaataacaataacaataacaaaataacaaaaagaacAAATAACAAAATAACAACACCGTTGACAACTTTTAAAAGTTTAACAACTTTTTCCAAAAAAATACCACCTACTACCAAAAAGTTGTTACTGTGGATAAATTAGAAAAAAAGTataaatttgatgattttttgcAGGTTGGCTttgatagtttttttttaattttttaattttttaattttttttattattattattttttttaactgtAAAAACAAGATCTGATGATTTTTTAATTAACCAAACATTATAAATTTGGTTtacccttttatatatatatatatatatatatatatatatatatatatatatatatatatatatatatatatatatatatatatatatatattcttatgtTATTTTGTAAGAAGTACTCGATTTTATAAGTTTATTGACATTTTCAGTACAAACAAATATGTTAAAAACGAAAATATAAGAATCATAATTTACTTTTGATTTAGATTAAAGTATATGCACGTCGGCCAAATTCTATAAAATGATTacaatttagatttttttttgtgtAACCATTAATTATTTTTTGTTCAACGACTAGACCTCACAAAACATTACACAACACGAAAACCCGACACGAAATTAGTGGGTTAAGGTCAGAGGTTTCGACACGTTTATGTAAATGGGATGACACGACAtgacacgataattaaacgggtagggttagggtcaagactttcaactcgaagatgactcgaatatgactcgtttaattatatattattaattataaattttatatttttataaatatattatatgctATATATAGACTTGTAGTGGGCCAAACTCAATAATTATAAGTAATATTCAAATTTTTAAAGTTACTTAATTTTAGTCATCCTCACCATATATCCCTTTTGTTTACCAACTTTAACTCTTTTTatttttccttctaaactgattATAAATTGTCATTCCATCTTATAACTCTAGTGTTTCAGTTTTTCCTTTTTGCCTCCACAACTCCTACTTTCCaacatttaaaatatttcaacCCCGATATGACACAATATATTTACAAGGTCTAAACATTAACCCGAAACCTGACACGAAAATAAACgagttgacacgacacgacatgataATTAAACGAGTCAGGTTAAGGTCAAACCCTTTCAACCTGTTTAATGTATTGACACGACACGTTTGCTAGGTCTATCAACAACTGAGACTTTGATTACCGTTTTACAAAACTACTATgtaattttttgaattttataaaaaacattatattttgaaatttgTGTGGTTAATCATGTATGATGGATTTTGTTATGATTTAAccattaaactaaataaaaactCGATGTTTTTACTAGATTCTTTACCGA is a window of Lactuca sativa cultivar Salinas chromosome 1, Lsat_Salinas_v11, whole genome shotgun sequence DNA encoding:
- the LOC111909285 gene encoding uncharacterized protein LOC111909285 gives rise to the protein MSMLDSFFSKGAFKGSKCKTLLKLTIPRIKLLRNRREIHIKQMRRDIAKLLETGQEATARIRVEHIIREEKMMAAQEIIELFCELVVVRLPIIETQKECPLDLKEAISSLCFAAPRCADLPELIQVQMAFAGKYGKEFVIAATELLPECGVNRQLIEHLSVRAPPPDVKLNLLKEIAEEHEVDWDPTASETELLKPHEDLLNGPSQLATTKLPLPEEKHEEPQEQTHNEESDSDQEFDILDFPEVPNSSIQPSSALEFDSRPEMLPFPESALSDLNNNESETPPESQHKQFLPFISPPSATTTAKEISPSPVTKTTMNDEFQTTVPKETRSLPTTKPGVHDDLQDVLAAAMAAAESAERAAAAARAAASLAHLRISELMKKQNELESPENPFSGDNHQPHTPEENRNLSHQDSIKDENENGVYGSLSSQESLSSSHHQPQRLTSMEDGFMSYPNLFNSRSPGEQSFADSSRSGDER